The stretch of DNA TGGGCTGAAATTACCATGGACTTCGTGGAAGGCTTACCAACCTCAGGGAGGTTCAATACATTGTGGGTCGTTGTTGACAGGTTTACAAAATACGCCCATTTTGTGCCCTTGTCCCATCCCTATACAGCTAAGGGGGTAGCCCAACTCTTCCTGAAGCACATTTTTAAGTTACATGGGATGCCTATCTCTATTGTATCGGATAGAGATCCCACGTTTACAAGCAAATTCTGGACTGAATTCTTTGCCTTACAGGGCGTTCAACTAGCCTTCAGTACTGCCTATCATCCTCAAACAGATGGGCAAACCGAGGCTGTTAACAAGTGGGTGGAGAATTATCTGAGAAGCTATGTATCAGACAGACCTAAAGAGTGGGCACTATGGGTCGAACTTGCAGAATGGTGTTATAATTCCAGTCAACATGCATCTCTAAAGATTTCCCCTTTTGAAGCGCTATATGGTTATGCACCCCCTAAGCTATGCAATTACATTAAAGGCACGGCAAGAGTAGAAGAAGTGGAGCTGACCTTGCAAAACCGAGAGCAACTGTGGCACCTGTTGAAGCAAAATTTAGTCAAGGCCCAAGATAGGATGAAAAAATACGCtgacaagaaaagaaaggagagacACTACCGTGAAGGGGACTGGGTCTTCTTGAGGCTACAGCCATATCGACAGTCGTCACTCATCCGAAGGAAAAATCTCAAACTTTCACCACGTTTTTATGGGCCCTAtcagatagaaaaaaaaatcggtgaGGTTGCATATCGACTGAAATTACCCCCTTCCGCCCAGATCCATAACGTGTTTCATGTTTCTCAACTAAAACCGAAGGTGGGTCAGCACATTAGCCCCATCACTACACTACCTCCAATCGATAAAAATGGAAGCTTTAAGCCAGAACCGGAAGAGATCTTAAACCGAAGGATGAGAAAAGTGAACAACAAACCTCTCGTGGAACTATTGATCCGATGGCATGGAGAGTCTGCAGAAGATGCTTCGTGGGAGCCTTACCATGTCCTTTGTTTCAATtttcctcaccttgtgggcaaggttttGTGAAGGGGAGGAGAGTTGTCACACGGCGCCGatagaatgagaagaagaaactGGTTGTTGTTGAAGTGAACCCTAAGTCAGCTTATGTTTTCGTGTCTTCATGTCTGAGGCATAGTGTGAAGGCTTTGGGAGCCATGGGCCTTGTAGTTGGAAGATTAAGATAGCACCTGGGTCGTGGACCATGAGGCCGCAGGCCTTATTAGACATTTAGTTAATTTCCAAGTGGCCTTAGGCCTAGTTACATTAGGGACATTATAGTAATTTcataatactagtatatgagTCTGTTGTGAGGAGTAGAGAGACTATTCTGGAATATTTTACTGTTCACGCTGTTTGGAGGAGCTCCCCCTCGAAGAGAGCATTATCCCTTTTATTTTACAGATCTGATTCAATACAAATTACTACTATCCATTATACAACTATTCTTCTCAATCTTATATACTGTTACAAAATCGCACCCCTCTTCGTCCTGATGTCTCAAAGGAAGAATCGTATGAATATTACTTATGGGAAAGATTGGAATGATTCTTTTACAGATGAGCAATCAAAGTTTTTCTCATTGGAGAGTAAAATTTCGGAAATAAATTCAATTGGATCAATCTTCGAAGTGGTCTGTTTTTAAGCATCTATTTTTGTAAGACGAGACCTATTTTCAGAGCACTTTTACGGATGAGCAATCACAGTTTTTCTCGTTGGAGACTAAAATTTCGGAAAGAAATTCAACTGGATCCATCTTTGAAGTGGTCTGTTTTTAAGCATTTGTTCTTGGAGGAAGAGATCTATTTTCAGTGCAATCAAATGCTTTGAATGAGACTGTACATGCTGACAGTGGTGGAGGAGATGCAGAGGAACTCAAACGGTAGAGATCTATTTTCAAACACTCAAATGCAAGACCACTTTGCTTTGGGTTGACATGTTTGGGCCCGTATTTTGGAAAGAGAGATAAGAATGAAAGTGCAGAGTTATGTCGTATTGCTTGAGGGAGGAAGATAAAGTAAAGGATATGAAAATTATAGAAACAATGACATAAATATCCATTTCGTGCGCACGCAAGCCCCCACGTGAACTGTACGTGGCACGGCTCTTCATAGAAAGGACAACTAATGCCTTGTACATACctacctacatatatatatatacgtattttTTGTCTTGAACCGTTGTATATGTTACTAATTTCTTAGAATTATTGAACAAAACTAGAGTTTTTTTTCATTGAGTTTTATGAAAATGGGTTTTGATAGAacgaaaaattatttgaataaaaatgtcttgacctctctctctctctctctctctccatgcaGACGCATAAAAGACAAGTTTCGACAAATATCCATACAAATATCATATGCATGTAGAAAGGGaaataaacatgaaaaatataagataCATGCAATTTTATAGACAGTATAAGTATATTGTTTTCGTcaactaacttaacaaatacaATATGCACAAACCGCACATAACCCTGAACTTAACAGAGCATTTTAAAGACCCAGAAGAAAGTGTATACATCCTGCTGAAATATGGCGTACTACAGGCTCAACGATGCCAAAACTGACAACACATTTCTCATGCGTCATGTTGGTGAGCTCGCCTCAGCCGCAACCCCACATCGACTTCTTCGTCATGTGGAATTAAACCAGTGCCATGCAGATTAGAATCTGGCATTTCAGAGGAAGTCCCTGCCTCAATTTGCTTCTCTCCAGTGTGTTCCCCAAAGTTATGAAGCCTACGGCCAATCAAATAGCGATCATCACGTATGGAATTGTGAAGATTGGTGAACCAGAGATGAAATCTCTTGGCACAGAAGAACAATAGGCTGATGCAGAGGCATCCCAGCCAGGCAAACCGGTAGACTGCAGAGTTTACTATTAACGGATACCCCAGCACAGGAAACACCCCTCTGGCTAAAACATAAGGTACACATAATGCTGTCAACAGCTTCATTATGATTGGGAACACGATCTCACGCAACACCCAAAGGCCCTGCAGCCTAGAGAAGCCGtcttctctcactctctcaaatTTTATTCGCCAACTTTCATCTACCAGTGGCATCATGTGATCCAACATAACCTGTTCAGAAACCACAACAAACTcgagaaaataaatgataagtCAACTGTAATAGAAGCAACCTAGTCTTAAAAGAGCTCAATAACTACAATTTGTTCCTCGTCTACACATGTAAAAAGACTCACTTGTCCCCCCAAATAAGTTTCTACAACAATTGTATTCCCCGTTATAATTTAGGGTGTTAAAAACCCCCCTTTACAAAACTCCCAACGTCCTCGTCAGGGCCTCCGTCTCAGCGATCTAGCATCACAACTAACCCAGTAAACAGTTACATTGACTTCATAATTGCAACAGTGGAGCATACTTCAAGCGGTGGGAGCAATAGCAAATATATCCAGGACAATCCTAACAActtgtttatgtatttgatgCCAACATAAATTGAATAGAATGTGATTTAACACTAACCAGTCTAGTCCAGATCTTAAGAAAGATGAGGCCCAATGCCCAATCCTGATACAGTAGGAAAACCGGGCTTTCATCCACAGGCACTCGCATTGGCACAATTACCAAAAGCTCAAATAGTAGCCCAATCAACACAGGGATAACAAAAATCTGGATCACAATAATACGTGAGTCAAAGCATTTTGAAAACCTGGTACAGTTAAAAAACAATAACTAGGTATAACAAAAAGAAACAGACTTCTGTGAGAAATAACCATAATTAATTCTTACCCATATTGACAGAAGTGCAGAACTTTTAAAGACAATACCACACCACTTGCAGATTCGGCTCAACAAAACTGTAGCCCTCTTAGTTCTAATATGCTCAATGGAGTATCTAGCACCAGCTATGGCAGTCCAAATTACATAGCTTCCAATGATGAAAGCATATAGATCTAAGAATTATAGAACACCATATTAACATTCTCATCCAGAAGTATGAATAGGTAGAAAATAGATTCAGTCAGACCATTTTACCATTACACTTGATGCCATGTGTCATTGGGAGAAGAGGAATTGCATTGAAAATAGCCCTTCCGAGTGAAACTGGCACAACTATCAAGGTAGAGTTGAAGATAAGTAGAGTCATCCAAGCCACCACCAACAATAGGACAATGCGGAGAACAAAGCCATACCTGCTAAAAGACAATGGGAGCAAATTTTATATGGTAGCCACAGGAGTCTAGAACCAATAAACAAAAACGTCAAGCACAATCACATAGATGAGAAGTCTAGGTGGCATCTACATCAATCTGATTTGAAGTCACAAATTAACAACAGTTTTACTCAACTCATAAAGTTGCAGTCAGAATGCAAACCTATAATGGCAGGTTAAGGCAGTAACATACAAACTAGGATAGAAAACAGTATTATTAAAAAGGACAAAACTTGATAGCTAAGATTATTCTACAGTTCTTTCTTCCATTGAAGTAATTAGGATCTGCTAACGATTTTAAAACTGTGGCACATCCAAAAACTTACTCTGAATCAGACTGTTCATCACCAATGTATTCTTCCGAAACATTTGAGTCCTCTGATGCAAGAATCTCAGTGTTTTGATCATCAGCACCAGCAAGCACCACCAGGGCCCTATCCTGTACACCTACTTGTACTGCCTGTAGTCTATCTTGCCTTCCTGGATACCCATTACCGTTTTCCTGACCACCATTGTCCTCAGGTCTGGGCAATAAGAAATCTGTTAACCCGAGTGCCCAGCCAACCGCTGTAAACCAATACCTTAGAAGGGATTTAATTGTTGTCCGTAATTTAAAATGCTCAATGGCAAATGGAATACAAATTTGAAAGAGAAGCATGTCAGCTGGAATTTCAGTAAATGGGTCAGACACCCtgcaaataaaaagataagatcCATAAGTTAGCAAACAGAGGTGACATATCAACGTGGAAATCAGATGGGTTAATCAATAAACAATAGTAGCCACAATAACATCAACCAACGTACGAAATATCAAGTGGGAAAACGGAGGGAGCCATTCTCATCGCAAGTTTAACCGGTAAGAACACCAGCATCACAATCAAACTTCCATAAACAGCAACTGATAACAGAACCCTGCGAGCATGCTTGTGCACAGGGTCGTCAATCAAATCACGGAACGGATTGTAGTTTGGATCAGCAGGATCTCGAAGAAAGTACAGCACTCCATTACGCAAAACCTGACAGTGCAAGAAAAGAGAAAGTCTTTCAGATCAAAACATAAAAGTATAAGTGGTCCAGAAATCATAGAATCAATATGATACAATGGCAAAGAATAATACCCCTCTGAGAAGGCTAACGAAAATGCTTATTTGCAGCATGTACACAATTCCTACAACCCAATGAACTAATGAGCTCGCTAAAGGAGAAGCTGATAAGAATTGAACTCTTTGAGACATTGACTTCCCAAACATCCTTATCGTACAGACATCTAGCCACCATCCACACATCAAAGGGAACACCCCAAGTTCAATGACAAGAAGGAAAGCAACTTTTATCATAGTCATCAAATGCCTCATTGCTGCCAAAAACTGCCTGAAGAGAGATGGAATTGTCTCTGCTACAGAAGCAATACCATAGAATCTCCCCATGGTCAAAGACTCACCCTTGGTGTATCGAATCAGCGCAACAATGCCAAGATAGAGGAAAactagagaaaaaataaaaatatatccaatGGCAAGAGTTGTAACATCAGAAAGCCGTGATGTTGCAACAGTTTCCCCTTTCAAAAGATCTGTCGAAAGTGGTGAACTAATGTTGTTTGAGGCCTCATTTAGACCACTATAGTTACCCTTCAACATTTCCGCAACCTGACCAAGCACACCATTTTCTTGATTCTCAGATGATAGATTTGTTATCACAGTTAATGCATTCTTCAATGTAATATTTGCTAAGGAGAGGGCTGTGTCTGTAATTGGCAGAACCGTTGACAAAACTGGACCACTAGCAACAAAGGAAAGCCAAGATACATAAAAAAGTATAATCCGGCCGAACGAAAAAGGCACAAAGATCACAACACCAAGGAATATCATATTGCTGGCCAGAACCTGCAGAGACATAGGACCAATTTATAGACCAATCAGAGAAAGAGCAACAATTGAcacaacagttttttttttttttttgtggacaTTGGAGCAACACAGTAAGCTAGAACAGATAGATTGCAACATTATTATGTCAGGCAGCTGAAATGACGAGAGATTCACAAGAAAAATACACACACCTACAAAATATTCATGTAGAAAATAAGGCAGATGATCCAATACCAATGACATAGGCcaaaacaaagagagaacactttaaaatcttatttagtaagtctttatccttttattttgctACCCTCTGTCAATTGAGTGCAGTGGAACATATTTGAAGTGTTTAACATCTCATCTGTGTGGATGGAGGAGGCCACCAAACATTATATTTTCCCTGCTTTCCAACTGTTTCATAGATATGACCCAGCTCTAAATGAATAAGGGCAGCATCCGACTTGTATGCATCCAACTTCATTCCTCTACTTCTTCCAGTACAATCACCCACCATGCATATCAGTGGGACTAAATCAGTAATATGTGACCCACATGCATTATATGGTGGTTGATTGTACCAGACCAATTAGTAGAGCCACACCTCCCCATCAGCATACTTATCTAATTACATCCTACTTAGTTGCCATGCTGCGTGCACTTCTACCAAGTTGCATCAACATGCATGGTGATAGTGCTGTAATGATCTGTTTACCCAGTTAAAAGGGGTCTTAAACGTGCTAGAATGCCTATATttgtacaaataaaaaataaataaataaataaaataaagatgtaAAACAGCAAACTTAAAGTTGACACTCATACTAACCAGCAGAAATTGCAGACTACCCTTCTAAAGTAATTGATGGTACAGATAATTCTCCCccaaaaataaagtaaaaaaccAAGGGTGTTGTGAAAGCATGATAGCATGTGAAACCAACTGATAGAATGGATATTATAACCAGAAATGACCAGAAACAGAGTAAAAACATGAGGGAAATAGCAAACTCACAGTGAATGCATTTTCAACCAAATGAAAGACAGGGCCCTGCATGCCAACAAGCTCATCAAAAGGCACATCCTCTGCACCGTCAGCATCATCCAAACCATCAAACATCTGTTCAACATGAGCTTCAAGACGAGCTGCCTGCATCTCCCACCGAGCAGCAACATTTTCTGCATTTCTCCTGAGTATTTGACCAGCACCTGCAATCCCTTGTCCTCCACCCACATCTTCAACGTTTCCATCACCGGCATTATTCCTATTAGCTTGCCCAGGAGGTCTTCTTGCAGCACGAGCACCATTTCTGTCcccttcatcttctctctcaGCATCCTGTCCTCCAAGTTCCCGTAAATGCCTGAAGTAATCCCTCAAAGAAGTTGCACACAGAAAAATAAACACGATGCTGGCAGAAAGTAGAAACCCATGTAGGCAATCAGTAAGGATTAGTGTTATGGATAAATGACTTAGGAATAATATCTGGGCTTCACCAAAACTCCTCACAAAAGCCAACCGCCATATCCAGAATGTAATGAAAGGTATAATGAGGAGCCAAACAGAAAGGACAAAACCAAGGCGCAGAAAGAATTGCAGAACATGGCAAGCTTTCATTGCCATCCCAACTACAAACTCCTGGAAAGGGAGCCTCGCTGGAGCATTCTCAGCATAAACAGGGGAGAAGGAAAATGCATGTTTGCAGACCTGCAACGCAAAGGGAGTATATTTAATAATGACATAAACTGATCTCCAAGCAGAGagctaaaatcattttaaccATAAACCTATGCTTCCTGGAGAAACACAACTCTACTCAAACCCAAATCATGTTAACCATAAACCTATGCTTTCTGTTGAAACGCAATGCTACTCAAACCCACAAGGAGAAACGTAAGCCACCATTGTGCTTCAGCTTGCATGACATCAAGCAGACCATTTGCGATTCAGTGGCTTAGTATTTGCCtaatgatattcttttattgcCATCTTCCTAATAAAACCATAAAGACgttaaattttacattttaaagCCTAGGAAAACTAAATCATGGTTCCTTAGACATAAAGTTCAAAGTTGACGGTCTTTTATTCCCTTTTAAATGTTCACCAAAACATAAGAACGAAAATAAGGCTAAAGCCATTTCAAAGATTGGTCATGCTATTCTCATCGTTGTAAGTTACATTGCTTAACACTAATTGCTACACTGCAATATCTAAACTAGACACTATTCTGAACAAACGTGTCCCAAAAACACTTCGGCTCTGTTCAATTCTCAAGGCAACTACTTGTCAAACAATTGTTTTT from Juglans microcarpa x Juglans regia isolate MS1-56 chromosome 3S, Jm3101_v1.0, whole genome shotgun sequence encodes:
- the LOC121257234 gene encoding probable E3 ubiquitin ligase SUD1 isoform X2, encoding MEISSDAPPIRGGDGVKPSSSSATLLKPGGMKENEAPTKVAARYEEEEEEEEEDVCRICRNPGDSDNPLRFPCACSGSIKYVHQDCLLQWLNHSNARQCEVCKHAFSFSPVYAENAPARLPFQEFVVGMAMKACHVLQFFLRLGFVLSVWLLIIPFITFWIWRLAFVRSFGEAQILFLSHLSITLILTDCLHGFLLSASIVFIFLCATSLRDYFRHLRELGGQDAEREDEGDRNGARAARRPPGQANRNNAGDGNVEDVGGGQGIAGAGQILRRNAENVAARWEMQAARLEAHVEQMFDGLDDADGAEDVPFDELVGMQGPVFHLVENAFTVLASNMIFLGVVIFVPFSFGRIILFYVSWLSFVASGPVLSTVLPITDTALSLANITLKNALTVITNLSSENQENGVLGQVAEMLKGNYSGLNEASNNISSPLSTDLLKGETVATSRLSDVTTLAIGYIFIFSLVFLYLGIVALIRYTKGESLTMGRFYGIASVAETIPSLFRQFLAAMRHLMTMIKVAFLLVIELGVFPLMCGWWLDVCTIRMFGKSMSQRVQFLSASPLASSLVHWVVGIVYMLQISIFVSLLRGVLRNGVLYFLRDPADPNYNPFRDLIDDPVHKHARRVLLSVAVYGSLIVMLVFLPVKLAMRMAPSVFPLDISVSDPFTEIPADMLLFQICIPFAIEHFKLRTTIKSLLRYWFTAVGWALGLTDFLLPRPEDNGGQENGNGYPGRQDRLQAVQVGVQDRALVVLAGADDQNTEILASEDSNVSEEYIGDEQSDSEYGFVLRIVLLLVVAWMTLLIFNSTLIVVPVSLGRAIFNAIPLLPMTHGIKCNDLYAFIIGSYVIWTAIAGARYSIEHIRTKRATVLLSRICKWCGIVFKSSALLSIWIFVIPVLIGLLFELLVIVPMRVPVDESPVFLLYQDWALGLIFLKIWTRLVMLDHMMPLVDESWRIKFERVREDGFSRLQGLWVLREIVFPIIMKLLTALCVPYVLARGVFPVLGYPLIVNSAVYRFAWLGCLCISLLFFCAKRFHLWFTNLHNSIRDDRYLIGRRLHNFGEHTGEKQIEAGTSSEMPDSNLHGTGLIPHDEEVDVGLRLRRAHQHDA
- the LOC121257234 gene encoding probable E3 ubiquitin ligase SUD1 isoform X1 → MEISSDAPPIRGGDGVKPSSSSATLLKPGGMKENEAPTKVAARYEEEEEEEEEDVCRICRNPGDSDNPLRFPCACSGSIKYVHQDCLLQWLNHSNARQCEVCKHAFSFSPVYAENAPARLPFQEFVVGMAMKACHVLQFFLRLGFVLSVWLLIIPFITFWIWRLAFVRSFGEAQILFLSHLSITLILTDCLHGFLLSASIVFIFLCATSLRDYFRHLRELGGQDAEREDEGDRNGARAARRPPGQANRNNAGDGNVEDVGGGQGIAGAGQILRRNAENVAARWEMQAARLEAHVEQMFDGLDDADGAEDVPFDELVGMQGPVFHLVENAFTVLASNMIFLGVVIFVPFSFGRIILFYVSWLSFVASGPVLSTVLPITDTALSLANITLKNALTVITNLSSENQENGVLGQVAEMLKGNYSGLNEASNNISSPLSTDLLKGETVATSRLSDVTTLAIGYIFIFSLVFLYLGIVALIRYTKGESLTMGRFYGIASVAETIPSLFRQFLAAMRHLMTMIKVAFLLVIELGVFPLMCGWWLDVCTIRMFGKSMSQRVQFLSASPLASSLVHWVVGIVYMLQISIFVSLLRGVLRNGVLYFLRDPADPNYNPFRDLIDDPVHKHARRVLLSVAVYGSLIVMLVFLPVKLAMRMAPSVFPLDISVSDPFTEIPADMLLFQICIPFAIEHFKLRTTIKSLLRYWFTAVGWALGLTDFLLPRPEDNGGQENGNGYPGRQDRLQAVQVGVQDRALVVLAGADDQNTEILASEDSNVSEEYIGDEQSDSDRYGFVLRIVLLLVVAWMTLLIFNSTLIVVPVSLGRAIFNAIPLLPMTHGIKCNDLYAFIIGSYVIWTAIAGARYSIEHIRTKRATVLLSRICKWCGIVFKSSALLSIWIFVIPVLIGLLFELLVIVPMRVPVDESPVFLLYQDWALGLIFLKIWTRLVMLDHMMPLVDESWRIKFERVREDGFSRLQGLWVLREIVFPIIMKLLTALCVPYVLARGVFPVLGYPLIVNSAVYRFAWLGCLCISLLFFCAKRFHLWFTNLHNSIRDDRYLIGRRLHNFGEHTGEKQIEAGTSSEMPDSNLHGTGLIPHDEEVDVGLRLRRAHQHDA
- the LOC121257234 gene encoding probable E3 ubiquitin ligase SUD1 isoform X3; translated protein: MEISSDAPPIRGGDGVKPSSSSATLLKPGGMKENEAPTKVAARYEEEEEEEEEDVCRICRNPGDSDNPLRFPCACSGSIKYVHQDCLLQWLNHSNARQCEVCKHAFSFSPVYAENAPARLPFQEFVVGMAMKACHVLQFFLRLGFVLSVWLLIIPFITFWIWRLAFVRSFGEAQILFLSHLSITLILTDCLHGFLLSASIVFIFLCATSLRDYFRHLRELGGQDAEREDEGDRNGARAARRPPGQANRNNAGDGNVEDVGGGQGIAGAGQILRRNAENVAARWEMQAARLEAHVEQMFDGLDDADGAEDVPFDELVGMQGPVFHLVENAFTVLASNMIFLGVVIFVPFSFGRIILFYVSWLSFVASGPVLSTVLPITDTALSLANITLKNALTVITNLSSENQENGVLGQVAEMLKGNYSGLNEASNNISSPLSTDLLKGETVATSRLSDVTTLAIGYIFIFSLVFLYLGIVALIRYTKGESLTMGRFYGIASVAETIPSLFRQFLAAMRHLMTMIKVAFLLVIELGVFPLMCGWWLDVCTIRMFGKSMSQRVQFLSASPLASSLVHWVVGIVYMLQISIFVSLLRGVLRNGVLYFLRDPADPNYNPFRDLIDDPVHKHARRVLLSVAVYGSLIVMLVFLPVKLAMRMAPSVFPLDISVSDPFTEIPADMLLFQICIPFAIEHFKLRTTIKSLLRYWFTAVGWALGLTDFLLPRPEDNGGQENGNGYPGRQDRLQAVQVGVQDRALVVLAGADDQNTEILASEDSNVSEEYIGDEQSDSDRYGFVLRIVLLLVVAWMTLLIFNSTLIVVPVSLGRAIFNAIPLLPMTHGIKCNDLYAFIIGSYVIWTAIAGARYSIEHIRTKRATVLLSRICKWCGIVFKSSALLSIWIFVIPVLIGLLFELLVIVPMRVPVDESPVFLLYQDWALGLIFLKIWTRLVSVKSHSIQFMLASNT